Proteins from a genomic interval of Alteromonas macleodii ATCC 27126:
- a CDS encoding H-type lectin domain-containing protein, with amino-acid sequence MTYCNSVARLFLICALFIQALAVQAVPQIEGRFIELQNTYNKAEWTTISFSQVYDEPPAVFMLSTNQGGNPAIVKIRNVTRTGFEALPLEPSGEDGPHITMGGHYLAIAYGVHEFPNGDIVEVGKMELDATTIQASTSSPWYIPIGTLVPGTEDARYAQVPLQTNFGEKPVFFHSIQTVNNQVDVNGKKPPNEHLLPFLTIAAKYEAPSYYIALEASETDFEPVTRPETVAYMATTEGFDRRFFDDNGVEVVWEADFADVRIQGWDDGCFQNSFKNKYTQTPLVAASKISRNGGDGGWLRSCGVSKTKLGLRVDEDRSMDSERNHTEEDASILAMTSEFVFSGEIPSCDVAFPGAVAAFGGAPINLPAFSRIIDENGGVLSATQLVAGGTAGNADYPKCGEPGVDCTVNNTDSLTASQARAIPTLTVNDSSEDLTPGNLAGDYFYSRLNVLMAAGNYNVVAPTRIYIADPGTNPPGQPTRFVMANANVTIADGAYLAIYVDGDVVIDGSNPRALVIAKGKVTLANVGDETIVGRFNAGGGVESVSSTTANLPAPLSVTANEVPNNIPGICGREVIEVLNHYRYELADNKGSSCAAKEVTLKACADVNCDLIYSQPSTVNLSPQNSNNFRWTGSDIVSFTGQISLAIDSLKGQDTKLATLGETPSSQLRCFIGGKEVGIEGCKINFEDDGLVFKNLSDNNTTIVTQLSGKPSDEGFNSKNYAVEACGNSEFLKNKIVDVDLNYNCSSSSNCSNKLALTNNGNTYQIGLSPQTFSLQFDTNSRAEFTLRYPDAGELSLSGTITDRAALTGSSNIFKVRPFGFAMDVLNDAGTSFNPNGYAINPNGSLLKRTGENFVLGLRTVQWVDGEDNNDDGIPDNFADLANNNTAEHYSGSVNLTPQQLLPVSGSAGSLSITSVNFEDEGKVNQALNYDEVGIISIVAQGTYLTDSTVLGQLNNVGRFAPSNFSLTGNVVAACTTSNAFNYFGQPISEVSFSLTALNQNGSRTTNYYDGFDKLTSLGLQVEHDGNLLNRLENINSIGWPQSGATGQITFSDNDIAFSRLGSATLDGAYIDAAVVLVADQAQIEGANFNGLSCSGQCVDDFGDSISFAYGRATLINNYGAADEALLLPLRTQYWDGNNWRINKYDSCTAYDHDNVNDESGELVSSGEESLSEGAYRDSDGIRLSSPNGAGNYPVSYTPDAWLLWDWDGDDEADNPPNATLTYGVYRGNDNIIYKREQINN; translated from the coding sequence ATGACATACTGTAATTCTGTTGCTCGACTCTTTTTGATTTGTGCCTTGTTTATACAAGCGTTAGCTGTGCAAGCCGTTCCTCAAATCGAAGGCAGGTTCATCGAGCTTCAAAACACCTACAATAAAGCAGAGTGGACAACCATTAGCTTTTCACAGGTATACGACGAGCCGCCAGCGGTGTTTATGCTGTCTACTAATCAGGGGGGCAACCCTGCCATTGTCAAAATTCGCAATGTAACCCGCACAGGTTTTGAAGCTTTGCCCCTTGAGCCTTCCGGAGAAGATGGTCCGCATATCACGATGGGAGGCCATTACTTAGCCATTGCTTACGGCGTTCACGAATTTCCGAATGGGGATATTGTTGAAGTAGGAAAAATGGAGCTGGATGCTACAACCATCCAAGCCTCTACTAGTTCCCCTTGGTACATTCCAATAGGGACATTAGTTCCCGGAACAGAAGATGCTCGATACGCACAGGTGCCTCTGCAAACTAACTTTGGTGAAAAACCTGTATTTTTTCACTCCATTCAAACTGTCAATAACCAAGTGGATGTAAATGGGAAAAAGCCTCCCAATGAGCATTTGCTTCCATTTTTAACTATTGCGGCTAAATACGAAGCGCCGTCATATTACATAGCACTGGAAGCATCAGAAACCGATTTTGAGCCCGTCACACGTCCCGAAACGGTTGCTTATATGGCAACAACTGAAGGGTTCGACCGCAGGTTCTTTGATGACAACGGTGTAGAGGTGGTCTGGGAGGCAGACTTTGCGGACGTGCGCATTCAGGGATGGGACGATGGTTGTTTTCAAAATAGCTTTAAAAATAAATACACACAAACGCCGCTAGTTGCCGCGAGTAAAATTAGCCGCAACGGAGGCGATGGTGGCTGGCTGCGCAGTTGTGGTGTGAGCAAAACAAAATTGGGCCTTCGCGTAGATGAAGACCGAAGTATGGACTCAGAACGTAATCATACCGAAGAAGACGCTAGTATTCTGGCTATGACATCAGAGTTTGTGTTTAGTGGTGAAATTCCTAGCTGCGACGTTGCATTCCCGGGTGCGGTGGCAGCATTTGGTGGTGCGCCTATTAACCTACCCGCTTTCAGTCGCATTATTGATGAAAATGGTGGTGTGCTTAGTGCCACACAACTAGTGGCTGGGGGAACAGCTGGGAATGCGGACTATCCAAAATGTGGAGAACCAGGCGTCGACTGTACAGTGAACAATACAGACTCACTAACTGCATCACAGGCCAGAGCTATACCAACCCTCACAGTTAATGATAGCAGTGAAGACTTAACCCCTGGTAATTTGGCCGGCGATTATTTTTATAGTCGGCTGAATGTGCTTATGGCGGCAGGAAACTATAACGTTGTTGCACCGACTAGAATCTACATTGCCGATCCTGGTACCAATCCACCGGGGCAACCAACACGCTTCGTTATGGCTAATGCTAATGTCACCATTGCAGATGGAGCCTACCTAGCGATTTATGTAGACGGTGATGTGGTTATTGACGGTTCAAACCCGAGGGCGTTGGTTATTGCCAAAGGGAAGGTCACGTTAGCTAATGTGGGTGACGAAACTATCGTCGGCCGCTTCAATGCAGGAGGAGGCGTTGAGTCTGTTTCTTCAACAACGGCAAATCTACCAGCTCCCCTCAGCGTAACAGCTAATGAAGTACCAAATAATATTCCTGGCATATGTGGACGTGAGGTTATAGAAGTATTAAATCACTACCGGTATGAACTTGCCGACAATAAAGGTAGTAGCTGCGCGGCAAAAGAAGTAACACTGAAAGCCTGCGCAGATGTAAATTGCGACCTCATTTACTCTCAACCCTCTACGGTTAACCTATCCCCGCAAAATAGCAACAATTTCCGATGGACTGGAAGCGATATCGTGTCGTTTACTGGGCAAATCTCTTTAGCTATCGATAGCCTAAAGGGGCAAGACACAAAGCTTGCAACGTTAGGTGAGACGCCATCGTCTCAGCTGCGCTGTTTCATTGGCGGAAAAGAAGTGGGTATAGAAGGCTGCAAGATAAACTTTGAAGATGATGGCCTGGTATTTAAAAACCTTTCTGACAACAACACAACCATCGTCACCCAGCTATCAGGCAAGCCTTCTGACGAAGGTTTCAATAGTAAAAATTATGCCGTTGAGGCCTGTGGTAATTCAGAATTCTTGAAAAACAAAATTGTTGATGTCGACCTCAACTACAATTGCTCAAGCTCTAGCAACTGTTCAAACAAGTTAGCCCTGACAAATAACGGTAATACTTATCAGATTGGACTATCACCACAGACATTTTCTCTGCAGTTTGATACTAATTCGCGAGCGGAATTTACGTTGCGGTATCCGGACGCGGGTGAGCTTTCGCTGTCAGGAACAATTACTGATAGAGCCGCACTAACAGGTTCATCAAACATCTTTAAAGTTCGTCCATTCGGTTTCGCAATGGATGTCTTAAATGACGCTGGCACCAGTTTCAACCCAAACGGGTATGCAATCAATCCGAATGGCTCACTGCTAAAGCGTACGGGAGAAAACTTTGTGCTAGGTCTTCGTACTGTGCAATGGGTTGATGGTGAAGACAATAATGACGATGGGATACCAGATAACTTTGCAGACTTAGCAAATAATAATACGGCCGAACATTATTCAGGTAGTGTCAACCTCACTCCTCAGCAATTGCTACCAGTAAGCGGCTCTGCAGGTTCGTTAAGTATCACAAGCGTCAATTTTGAAGACGAGGGTAAAGTTAATCAAGCTTTAAATTATGACGAAGTTGGCATCATATCCATTGTCGCTCAAGGTACCTATTTGACAGACTCTACGGTGTTGGGCCAATTAAATAATGTGGGACGATTTGCGCCATCAAATTTTTCGCTAACAGGAAATGTGGTGGCGGCATGTACTACCAGTAATGCGTTCAACTACTTCGGTCAACCTATAAGTGAAGTGAGCTTCTCGCTAACCGCACTTAACCAAAATGGCAGCCGCACCACAAACTACTACGATGGTTTTGATAAGCTAACCAGTCTCGGTTTGCAGGTTGAGCATGACGGCAATTTGCTAAACCGTTTGGAAAATATCAACTCGATAGGCTGGCCTCAAAGCGGAGCGACAGGACAAATTACTTTCTCTGATAATGACATTGCATTTAGCCGCTTAGGTAGCGCAACACTGGACGGGGCATATATCGATGCCGCTGTCGTGCTGGTGGCAGACCAAGCACAAATTGAGGGCGCAAACTTCAATGGACTTTCTTGCTCCGGTCAGTGCGTTGATGATTTTGGTGATTCAATCAGCTTCGCCTATGGTCGTGCTACGTTAATAAATAACTACGGTGCAGCCGACGAAGCGCTTTTGTTACCGCTTCGCACCCAATATTGGGATGGAAATAATTGGCGAATTAATAAGTATGACAGTTGTACGGCTTATGATCACGACAACGTGAATGACGAATCTGGTGAATTGGTTTCTTCGGGGGAAGAGTCGTTAAGTGAAGGAGCCTATAGAGATAGTGACGGAATACGCCTGTCATCACCAAACGGTGCTGGCAATTACCCTGTTAGTTATACGCCTGACGCTTGGCTATTGTGGGATTGGGATGGAGATGACGAAGCTGATAATCCCCCAAACGCAACGCTTACATATGGTGTGTATCGAGGAAACGACAATATCATTTACAAGCGCGAGCAAATCAATAATTAG
- the mreD gene encoding rod shape-determining protein MreD yields the protein MRKRNLVIWISLLVALVLQIVPLPIQVDVYRPDWVLVVLAYWSMALPHRVNVGVAFLTGVAMDVLVGTTLGIHSLGLSICVYILAANYQRLRNYSVWQQAIIIGLLSALYHLLTFWVQHLLTDIYFQVDYLWPVITSMVLWPWVFWLLRRTRRQFSIS from the coding sequence ATGCGTAAACGTAACCTCGTTATATGGATTAGTCTGTTAGTTGCTCTGGTACTGCAAATTGTTCCACTGCCCATTCAAGTAGATGTGTACCGCCCTGACTGGGTGCTGGTTGTATTAGCATATTGGAGCATGGCGTTGCCCCACAGAGTGAATGTGGGTGTAGCCTTCTTAACGGGCGTAGCCATGGATGTATTGGTAGGAACGACCTTAGGTATTCATAGCCTTGGGTTGAGTATTTGCGTATACATATTAGCGGCTAACTACCAACGGTTGCGTAATTATTCTGTTTGGCAGCAAGCCATTATTATCGGTCTACTATCGGCGCTATACCACTTACTTACATTTTGGGTGCAGCATCTACTGACAGATATTTATTTCCAAGTCGATTACCTGTGGCCAGTGATAACGTCAATGGTGTTGTGGCCGTGGGTATTTTGGCTGCTTCGACGCACGCGCAGACAGTTTTCAATTTCGTAA
- a CDS encoding Maf family protein has product MTKSVVLASASPRRTALLKQMNIAHTIQPADIDESPRDNEPPMELVARLASEKAQAVKAYLEELQAMTDDKVILASDTLISFNGQSVGKPEDKADSKRILTMLSGKTHDVLTAICVLDNAQQQTQVITTSVTFAALTDEQIDAYWETGEPADKAGSYAIQGIGGEFVVSINGSASAVIGLPLYETRQLLNAFGVVS; this is encoded by the coding sequence ATGACAAAATCGGTAGTGTTAGCGTCAGCCTCTCCACGACGCACCGCTTTGCTCAAGCAAATGAACATAGCCCATACAATACAGCCTGCCGATATTGACGAGTCGCCCCGTGACAACGAGCCACCGATGGAGCTTGTCGCAAGGCTAGCCAGTGAAAAAGCCCAAGCGGTGAAAGCATACCTTGAGGAGCTGCAGGCAATGACCGACGACAAGGTTATTCTGGCCAGCGACACCCTAATATCGTTTAACGGACAAAGTGTTGGCAAGCCAGAAGATAAAGCAGATTCTAAGCGCATACTCACTATGCTTTCTGGTAAAACTCATGACGTTCTTACCGCTATTTGTGTGCTTGATAACGCTCAGCAACAGACTCAAGTAATTACCACATCTGTGACTTTTGCAGCATTGACGGATGAGCAAATTGACGCATACTGGGAAACAGGAGAACCTGCCGACAAAGCAGGGAGTTACGCTATTCAAGGTATTGGTGGTGAGTTTGTAGTTTCCATTAACGGCAGTGCAAGTGCCGTAATAGGCCTACCACTGTACGAAACCCGCCAATTACTTAATGCATTTGGAGTTGTGTCGTGA
- the mreC gene encoding rod shape-determining protein MreC, whose amino-acid sequence MDTIFTRGPSLNNRLTLALVLSVILIFVDHKLDGFKSTRVYLNSLMSPLQYLANLPGLMLNESAQRFTSQEQLLAENQKLNNQLLLMSEKLQQFDVIAKENAQLRELLQAPIRVSSRKMVAELMAVDKNPYSQQVVINKGAIDGVYLSQPVIDDKGIVGQVMEVGSTNSRVLLIADVTHAIPVRSLRNDIRFIATGSGALNELYLEHVPHSVDIQEGDTLISSGLGKVFPEGYPVARVSQVVRDESRPFARVIVTPLANLDRLRHLLLLWHTPESENESDANSTDDTDKPAVNEEESSDA is encoded by the coding sequence ATGGATACTATATTTACCCGCGGCCCTTCGTTAAATAACAGGCTTACACTGGCGCTTGTGCTGTCGGTGATTCTGATATTTGTCGACCATAAGCTAGACGGTTTCAAATCAACGCGGGTTTATCTCAACTCATTAATGAGCCCACTTCAGTATTTAGCAAACCTTCCCGGTTTAATGCTAAATGAAAGTGCCCAGCGCTTTACCTCTCAAGAACAATTGCTGGCCGAAAACCAGAAACTTAATAATCAGCTGTTGCTAATGAGCGAAAAGCTCCAGCAGTTCGATGTAATTGCAAAAGAAAATGCGCAATTACGAGAGTTACTACAGGCACCTATTCGGGTTTCTTCTCGAAAAATGGTTGCTGAGTTAATGGCGGTGGATAAAAACCCGTACAGCCAGCAGGTGGTTATCAACAAGGGGGCGATAGACGGCGTATATCTGTCTCAGCCAGTTATTGATGATAAGGGCATAGTGGGTCAGGTAATGGAAGTTGGGTCTACAAACAGCCGTGTATTATTGATTGCCGACGTTACCCACGCTATTCCTGTGCGATCTCTTCGAAACGATATTCGCTTTATCGCAACCGGAAGCGGCGCACTAAACGAGCTGTATCTAGAGCATGTTCCTCATAGTGTCGATATTCAAGAAGGTGACACATTAATTTCGTCTGGCTTAGGAAAAGTCTTTCCAGAAGGCTACCCTGTGGCAAGAGTGTCACAAGTCGTCCGAGATGAAAGCCGCCCTTTTGCTCGTGTTATTGTCACACCTTTAGCAAACCTAGACAGGCTTCGACACCTATTGCTGTTATGGCACACGCCTGAGTCAGAGAATGAGTCTGATGCTAACTCAACTGACGACACTGATAAGCCAGCTGTAAACGAGGAAGAATCTTCAGATGCGTAA
- a CDS encoding rod shape-determining protein: MFKKLRGMFSNDLSIDLGTANTLIYVKDQGIVLNEPSVVAIRQERAAGPKSVAAVGAEAKRMLGRTPGNIRAIRPMKDGVIADFYVTEKMLQHFIKQVHDNNFLRPSPRVLVCVPCGSTQVERRAIKESALGAGAREVYLIDEPMAAAIGAGLPVSEATGSMVVDIGGGTTEVAIISLNGVVYSSSVRIGGDKFDEAIINYIRRNFGSLIGEATAERIKHEIGAAYPGEEVREIEVRGRNLAEGVPRGFTLNSNEILEALQEPLTGIVSAVMVALEQSPPELASDISERGMVLTGGGALLKDLDRLLMEETGIPVVIADDPLTCVARGGGKAFDMIDLHGGDLFSYE; this comes from the coding sequence ATGTTTAAAAAGCTTCGAGGCATGTTCTCTAACGATCTGTCCATCGACCTCGGAACAGCTAATACGCTGATTTATGTAAAAGACCAAGGTATTGTTCTAAACGAGCCTTCAGTAGTAGCTATTCGTCAAGAGCGCGCAGCAGGACCAAAAAGTGTTGCAGCAGTAGGTGCAGAAGCTAAGCGAATGCTTGGTCGTACGCCGGGTAATATACGTGCAATTCGTCCGATGAAAGACGGTGTTATTGCCGACTTTTACGTCACTGAAAAAATGCTTCAGCACTTTATTAAACAAGTGCATGACAATAATTTCTTGCGCCCAAGTCCTCGTGTATTAGTGTGTGTTCCTTGTGGTTCAACACAAGTAGAGCGCCGCGCAATTAAAGAATCTGCACTGGGTGCAGGTGCCCGCGAAGTTTATCTTATCGACGAGCCAATGGCGGCTGCTATTGGTGCGGGTTTACCTGTATCAGAAGCAACAGGTTCAATGGTGGTCGATATTGGTGGTGGTACAACAGAAGTTGCCATTATCTCACTTAACGGCGTAGTTTATTCATCATCCGTTCGTATTGGTGGTGACAAGTTTGATGAAGCTATTATCAACTACATTCGTCGTAACTTCGGTTCACTAATTGGTGAAGCAACCGCTGAACGCATCAAGCATGAAATAGGTGCTGCCTACCCAGGTGAAGAAGTGCGCGAAATTGAAGTGCGCGGTCGCAACCTAGCAGAAGGCGTACCTCGCGGGTTCACGCTAAACTCAAACGAAATTCTTGAAGCGCTTCAAGAACCACTAACCGGCATTGTTTCAGCAGTTATGGTGGCGCTAGAACAGTCTCCACCAGAGCTTGCTTCAGACATTTCTGAGCGCGGTATGGTACTTACCGGTGGTGGCGCGTTACTTAAAGACTTAGATAGATTGCTAATGGAAGAAACGGGCATTCCAGTTGTTATTGCTGATGATCCGCTTACTTGTGTAGCACGCGGCGGTGGTAAGGCATTCGATATGATTGACCTTCACGGTGGCGACCTGTTTAGCTACGAATAA